GGGCCGTGCGCCGCGAAGGGATCGCGCTGCAACGCTCGGTCTTTCTGGTCCGGGGCAGCGAGTCCGACATTGAGGCGCTGCTCGATCGTCTGGAGGCCCTGATGGATGTGGCCAAGGATGATCTGCGTGCCTATCCGGTCGCCGCACCCTCAGCACTCTGGTTGCAGGGACAGTGCGTCGTCCAGGGCCATCTGCTCGGCGATGGCGAAGCGGCCATCGAATCACGCCCCAGCGCGCCCGGTTGGCGGGCACTGACCACGCCGACACCCCCCGTGCTTCCGTTCACCCGGAGTCAATCATGAACGCCCAACTGCTGCTCGTCATCGACCACCGCGACACGCAACGGACGCTCGACGGCGGAGCCTTGCGCCTGGTCACGCCCGGCGCCCAACCGCGCCCTATCCCGCTCGGCGTGCTCGGGCTGGTGGTGGTGCATGGACGCGCCCTGGTCGGGTGCGCTGTCCGGCGGGCGCCGGCCGAGCGCGGGATTCCGGCCGTGATGCAACCGGGACGCGGGCGTGGGGCCTGTGCCTGGATGGGGCCGGCGTTGGGGTCGACGGGCGTCTGGCGCGCAGCCCAGCATCGGGCGGCTGAACGGGTCGAGCGGCGTCTGATGTCGGCGCGGGATCTGATCGCCGCCAAGCTCCCGGCGCAGGCGCGCGTCATCGAGCGCTTGCCCGTGGCGTCGGACCCGCCCGAGACTCGGATCGCGGTGCGTCGTCAGCAAGATCCGGCGCTTGCCCGACTGGGTCAGGCATCCAGCACGACAGCGGTCATGGGACTCGAAGGTTCGGCGGCCGCCGCCTGGTTCCGCCGGCTGACCCTGTGGCTGTCGTCGAAGTGGGGATTCCAGGGGCGCACTCGCCGTCCGCCCCGTGATCCGGTCAATGCACTGCTTTCGCTTGGGTACACCCTGCTCGGCGGGGAGATGCCGGCGGTCATTCAGCAACAGGGGCTGGATCCGGCGCGCGGACTGCTGCATGAACTGGTTCCGGGACGCGAATCCCTGGTGCTCGATCTGATCGAACCCCTACGTCCATCCGTCGATCTGGTGGTACTCGGGATGCCGGATCGTCTGCTCACGCCCGAGGATTTCACCAACAGCCCCGAGGATGGATGCCGGTTGTCGAAGGAGGCGCGCGGGCGCTTCTATCAGGCCTGGGCACAGGCACGGCAGGACTGGCCCGATTTGCAGGCGACGTTGGAGGATGAACGCGCAGGCACCGTGGTCAGTCTCACACAACTGTGCCGCCGTCAGACCGAAGTCTTGCGTCAGGTACTCAAGCCGGTTATGACCGGTCAATGCAACCAGGGCGATGAATTCAGATTGGAGTTCTGAAAAGGTCGGATGTCGGCGTTAAAAACGCTTGATCCAAGCGCCAAGTTCGATACTATCGAACTTGGCCGGCAAGGCCACTCTGACCCTGATATCTGTTGTATTTTTGGTCAAAACTTGACCTAACTTTTTTTTCCTGATTAGTTACGAACCTCAGCAGACTCGTCTCTTCTAGTCTACACTCTCAGTAGATGCCACTCACCGGAGACAGCTGATGCCTCAGAACACGATTCAGTTTCAGAAAGGCTTGAGTTTGCCGGAGTTTCTCCAGAACTACGGAACCGAGGACCAGTGCAAACAGGCCCTTGAACAGTGGCGTTGGCCGCAAGGCTTCGTCTGCCCGAGCTGCGGACACGCGGGTGAGCCGGTGCGCTTGCGCACGCGGGCGCTGTTGCAGTGTCGCCACTGTCATCATCAAACCTCACTGATCGCCGGAACGATCTTTGAGGCGACCAAGTTGCCGCTGACGACCTGGTTTTCGGCGATGTTTCTGCTGACACAGCAGAAAAACGGGATCTCGGCCCTGGAGCTCAAACGGCATCTGGGCGTGTCCTATTTGACGGCGTGGCGGGTTAAGCACAAATTGTTGCAAGTCATGAAAGAGCGCGACGATCAAACGCCGCTCAGCGGCGTCATCGAGGTCGACGACGCCTACTGGGGCGGCGAGCACCACGGGGGCAAGCGCGGGCGCGGCTCACCGAACAAGGTTCCATTCATCGCCGCGCTCTCGTGCGACGAGGACAACCACCCCATCGGCCTGCGCTTGGGTAAAGTCGCCGGCTTCCGCAAAACCGAGGTCGAACGCTTCGCCAAGCGCCACTTTGACCCCAGCGCCCTCATCCGCACGGATGGATTGTCCTGCTTCAGCGTCATCGCCGCGGCCGGATTCGAGCACCAGCCGATCGTCACCGGCGGCGGCCACCCCAGCATGGAGATTCCTGAGTTCCAGTGGCTCAATACCGTGCTGGGCAACGTCAAAAACAGCCTGCAAGGCTCCTACCATCATCTCAGCGGCAAGCATCTGCCGCGCCACCTCGCCGAGTTCTGCGATCGCTTCAATCGCCGCTTCGACCTCGCCGCCATGCTGCCGCGCTTGGGCAAAGCCGCGGTGCGTACACCCCCAATGCCGCATCGCCTCCTCAAACTAGCTGAGCTATGTTAATAATCAGGAACTTTTTTGCCGACTCTATGTGTATATCAGAGCTTGTCTATCAGATTGATTTTTCAAGCAAAAGTTATCCACAAGGGGTCCGCATTGAGACCCGCTTTCGAGGGGATTAAGACGAAGCGCAAATCCTCCGACGAATCGAGTTCCGAGTCCGCATTGAGACCCGCTTTCGAGGGGATTAAGACAAGTCGGCTCGGGCATAGGTCAATCTCTCCATTCGGTCCGCATTGAGACCCGCTTTCGAGGGGATTAAGACCGCCCCTGAGACCTGGTTATTGGTGCTCTCGAGTCCGCATTGAGACCCGCTTTCGAGGGGATTAAGACGCAGCGACAGAGACCATTTCGCGCCACGCGGCAGTGTCCGCATTGAGACCCGCTTTCGAGGCGATTAAGACAAACGGCACAGACTGCATCGAGAGCAACCTCGGTCCGCATTGAGACCCGCTTTCTGTAATACCTTCCCGTACCCTTCGCGGTCCCTTCAACACGATGGAGACCGTGAATGTCCAGATCGATCCGTTTTGCCCTGCCGTTAAGCCCGCATTGGGCGGCGGGGCCGTGGCCGGATCGGCACCGAGCGAGCCGGCACCCGTGGCGAAGACCGAGTCGACCAGCCGGACAACGGCTGCTTGCGGAAGCAAGCGTACCTGCAAGGAGATGAGCAGTTGCACCGAGGCGATGCACCACCTCAACAACTGCGGACTGAGCCGTCTCGATGGGGACGGCGATGGCGTGCCGTGCGAGGCGCTCTGTCGCTGACCCGGATGGAGGCCGCAACAAGGGAAGCGGCCTCCAGTTCATCGCGATGGTCTGGATTGGATCGGGGATAGCGCTGTAATCTCAGGCTTTCCGCATATCCGGGCCATCGCCGCATGTTCAACTCACGTCGTCTTTGGCTGTTCGTTCTGGGCTTCATCGGCCCCTGGATCTTCGCCCTGCTGTTCCCTCTGGCCCGCTGGCCCGAGATCGCCGAAGCCGTCGCCATCACTGCCGGGATCCTGCTTGGCTTCGCCGGTCTCGGCTTTCTGGGCATGCCGATGAAAGGCAACGCGGATCCGCGCGACGTGACGGCCGGTGCGCTGGGGATGTTGGTCCATGCCGGAGTGTTCGGCGGACTGGTGTCGTTCATGCTCGCCTGACCATCTCAGCGTCAAGGCATCACGCGGTTGTCCGCCGGCGATGCTCTGACCGATACTCGACCCATCAGGCTCAACATCGAGGAGACGCGAGATGCAGTTGAACCTTGGTCAGCGCGTGGCATTGCCGGAGGTGGTGTCCTCGACGAACCTTGAGGTCGGTATCGACCTTCAGGGGATCGCGGTCGACGTCTCCTGCTTCGGTGTCGATGCCGCCGGGCGGCTCGCCGATGAGCGCTACATGACCTTCTTCAACCAACCACGGACGCCCTGCGGCGGCGTGCAGCTCGGGAGTCCGGCCGGTTTCGGGGCGGGCTTCCGGCTTACGCTCGATCAGCTACCGGCCAGCATCGATCGTCTGGTCTTCGTGGCCGCGATCGACGGAGCCGGGACCATGCGGCAACTCACCGCCGGGCGCGTGTGCCTGATCGAGCAGGGACAGATCAGGGCCACCTTCGCGCTGCGCGGCAGCGACTTCGCCGATGAGCGCGCCCTGATGCTCGCCGAGATCTATCGCAAGGGCGGGGTCTGGCGTATGAGCGCCACGGGGCAGGGGTTCAATGGCGGTCTGGATGCCCTGGTGCTTCACTTCGGCGGCGAGGTCGCCGAGCCGGCACCGGCCACGCCCCCGCCGGAACCGGCGCGACTGTCGCTGGACAAGCGCGTCGAGCAACAGGCGCCGCAACTGGTCAGTCTGGTCAAGACGGCGCGGCTGAGTCTGGAGAAGCAGGGCCTACAGGGATTGCGGGCGCGGGTCGGTCTGGTGCTCGATGCCAGCGGCTCAATGGGGCGTCAGTATAAAAACGGGCGCGTTCAGGAACTGCTCGACCGGGTGCTACCGCTGGCCCTGCACTTCGACGATGACGGCAGCCTCGATGTCTGGGCCTTCGACACCACGCCCAAGCCGCTCGATCCGGCGACCCTGGACAACATCGGCGACTACATCGACACCGTCCGGGGCGGCTGGAAGAAATGGTACGGCGGTGCCAACGACGAACCGCGCGTGATGCGGGAAGTCATCGACCACTACCGCCGCGATCCCCAGGCACCGCCGGCCTATGTGCTGTTCGTCAGCGATGGCGGCGTCCACCGGAACCGCGAGATCACCAACCTCATGCGCGAAGCCGCGCAGTATCCGATCTTCTGGCAGTTCATGGGACTCGGGGGCCGCAACTACGGCATCCTGGAAAAGCTCGACACCATGAGCGGGCGCGTGGTGGACAACTGCGGGTTCTTCGCCATCGACGATCTGCATGACCTGACCGACGCCCAGCTCTATGACCGGTTGCTTCAGGAGTTCCCCGACTGGCTGAAGGCGGCGCGGGGCAAGGGGATCATCCGCTGATGCTCGCACGTCTCGTGGGCGCTGTGAGCCTGCTGACTGTATGGATCGCTCTGGGCAGTCTCATGGCCTGGTTAGGCGTCTATGTCGGTCTCAGTGTCTCGGCCGCCGTCATGCTGGGCGGTCTGACGCCGCCCGTGACGGTGATCGTTGTCAATGTTCTGGGCGGCTTCAATCGTCCCCGTGATCCATGAGCGCGCCACTTCAGCGCTCGTAACCGCCCTCGACGGCGAGCCGATAGTCCATCCAGGCGATGCCGGGACAGCCGGTGGTCGTCGGTTCCAGGGCAAAGTCCTCGATCCGGAGGACTCCCCGGCCAAACTCGGTGATCCGCTCCAGGTCGGCGGCGGTGAAGGGATGGGGCGGGGTGTCGACTGTCTGCCCGACCTCGGGCGAAAAGACGAAGCGACGGGGCGATTCGGGACCGGCTTGCGCTGCATAGGGTCGGGATGCGCACAGGTGCGGATCCGCCAGCAGTTGCCAGCCCTCGATCTCGCGTGGATTAGGCGCGCTGTGCAGTGGAGGTGTCAGTCGTGCCAGATTGTCTGCGCGCCCGTCCTCGTGCACGAGGATCTCCCAGCCATTCGCCGTGGGTTCCAGACAGACCTGCAACCGTCCAGCGAAGCGGTGACAACGCCTCTCACCAACCTGGACACGGCCCTGAAAGCGCTGATCGAAACGCGGATACTGGAATCGACGCTTGAACGCTGTCCAGGGCCAGTGCTGGATGGCCTCGCGGTCGATCGACCCGATGACCTCATCATGCTCGACCCGCAGCCAATAGGCCCCGCAGTGCGACAGCGCCCAGCCCGTGCCGGGCTTGGCGCCCGGTCCATTGAGCGCCATGACCCATTCGCTGCCGGGCGGGAAGTCGCTAATGGGCGGACGGCAATGCAGTCCATCGCCCATCCGGATCACCAGACCGCTGTCGAGCAGCCCGCCAGCCAGGGTTTCCAGAACCTCGACCTCCAGCGCCGGTACTGGATCGGTTTGATGTCTCAGCACCCGCGCCCGGATCACCAGCGGGACATCCGAGTAGGCGACCTGCAGAAAGGGGCCACGCCACGCGCAGGAACAGGCCGCCAGTGGTGGCGGAAGCATCAGCCCCAACACCGGCAGGAACATCAGAATTCTCGACCGGAGCGCTGACCGTCCAGGGCATGACGGTTTGAAGAAATGGGGAAACCTGGACATCGGCGACTCAGGGCCGCGGCGGGTGTAGTGGCCGTGGTTTCGGCGGTCGCTTCGGTGGCGGCTTCAGATCCGGGCGATCACGCTTGGGTGGCTTGATGCCGTGCGCAGGCGGCGGGGTCTTGGAAGGCGGTCCCATCGGTGGCGGCGGACGCCGATCGCTGACGAGCGTGCGTGCGCCTGCTGTGCGCGAGCGCTCGGCCTCTCTCTCGGCCTGCTCGCGCTCGGCCTGAAGCCGCCGTTCCTCGTGAAACCGAATCTCGGCCTCGCGTGCCAAGGCGCGTTGCCGGGTGCGCTGCCGCATGATCTCATCGGTGATGGCGACGGCGTCATCCGCCCGACGTTGGGCCTCGCGCCGTTGCGCGGCGCTCGGGCGGTGGACCTCCAGCTCGACGATCTCGGCAGCCGGACCGCACGGCTCGTCTGAGAAGGTCACGCGGCCTTTGGCGTCCTGGCAGCGATAGGCGGCGAGCAGGGTCAGTGGGGCGATGAGCACGAAGCGGCGCATGATGGGGACGTTCCTCCTGAATGGCGACTCCAGCCGGCAGGATGCCCGAATACGATGCGGCGTGGCAACGCCACGTATCAGCGCGCGTCATCTCGGTTCGCCCGGTCGGTATCCATCGGGTATGATCGGGGAGGAAAAAACACACGTCATGGCGCCTGGAGGACCATAGGATGGCTCGCCGACCTCAGACCCTGCCGGAGTCTCCATCCGGCCCCAACACAGCCCCGGAGCAGTCGCCGGCCCATGACCCGTCGACGGCGCCGAGCAAGCCGACAGGACGCGCGAAAGAGTCGATGCTGGGCACGCTTGCGCGACTCGAAGCCCTCAGCGCCGAGCGCGCCAAGAAGCGCCAATTGGAAGAGACGGCCAAGATCCTCCAGTTGCCGCTACCGATCTGGCCGGATCAGGTTCGGGGTGTGCCGAATGTGGCGCTGCGTTCAGCATTGTTCGGAGCGATCAAGCGTGGCCCAAGGCGCTACATGGATCGCGAACTCGTCACCAGTCTCGACGGCTACGAGGTGCGCTACACCGGCCCCCGGCTCGATCAAGCCGACCTGGATGTCTGGGAACAATGCCTGCACCTTGCACGTCAGGGCGGTGTCGGCTGTCGTATCCATTTCACCGCACACAGCTTTCTCAAAAACATCCATCGCTCGACGGGAGGAAAAGACGTCGAATGGCTCAAGAGCGCCTTCAGCCGTCTAGCCTCTGCGGTCATCGAAGCCAAGCACGGCAAGTTCGCCTACTTCGGTCCCATGATCCAGCACGGCGGACGCGATGACGAGACCGGGGAATACTGCATCGAAATGAACCCAGCCATCGTGGCGCTCTACGGCCCGGATGGCTGGAGTCAGATCGACTGGCAGCAACGTCAGCAGCTCAAGCGGCAGCCGCTGGCTCAGTGGCTCCACGGCTTCTACTCAACCCACGCCCAGCCCTTCCCGCTCAAGGTCAAGACCCTGCATCAGCTCTCGGGGAGCGAGAACGGAGCATTGTTCGACTTCCGCCGTCAACTCCGCTTGGCCTTGGACAAGGTTTCCGAGGCAACAGGTTGGACGTGGCGTATCGACGAAAACGACCTCGTTCTCATCTTCAAGACGCCAACGCCAAGTCAGGCAAAACATCTCGCCCGACGCTCGAAGAAGAAAGACTGATCTCCCGACCAAGATCAGGTTTCGGCCGGTCAACGCATGGGATAGAACCCATGGTTGGCTGGCCTTGGCACCATGTCAGACATGGGATAGAACCCATGCCTCTCGCTCTTGTCCAGCCATTTTCAAGTCACACGGGACGGAAATAAGCCGCTGAGTCTTCATGAGGTGGGACGTTGGGCTATCTGTCGGGCACGGGATAGAACCCATGGTGGCACGGGATAGAACCCATGGTGGCACGGGATAAAACCCATGGTGGCACGGGATAGAACCCATGGTGGCACGGGATAGAACCCATGGTGGCACGGGATAGAACCCATGGTGGCACGGGATAGAACCCATGGTGGCACGGGATAGAACCCATGGTGGCACCGCAAAAATCGGTAACTTCTCAATAACTCACGGCACGCCCTTGGCGGCTAAAGCCCGTTGGCGCACGATCTCGGGCAACGGCGGGATAGCGCCCACCTGCCCAATCCGGTCGTTGAGGTAGTCCCAGAAGGAGATCCCGAGCTTACGACAGGTCTTCTTCAGGCTGGCAAAGGTGTCGCGGCAGCGGCGTCCCAGATCACTGCGGGTTCCGCCACTGATCTTGCGCCATTTGACGTAGCTGCGGATGTCGTTCTCGCTACCGTTGGTGTGTAGCGGGATGTCGGGGCGCAGGAGTACGAGAAGGAGTTCTTGCTGATGGGCCTTGAGGCGCTTGAGGAGCGCATTGAGCGTGGCCCAAGAGGTTTTCTGGGTGAACAGGGCCTTGAAGCGGGCGCGTAGGCCGGCGATGGCGTCGGGATCGGGGTCGCACCGGTACGCCTTGAGGTCGGCGTAGAGCGCCCAGAGTTGGGCGCGC
This DNA window, taken from Allochromatium tepidum, encodes the following:
- a CDS encoding PEGA domain-containing protein; translation: MRHLPVSFLLGSTLLLTSGCATVTRGTTDTLVIDSDPPGAQVTLSNGMSGQTPASFKLSRKTTLVVDIAKAGYEPVKVNVQPQISGAGGAGMAGNVQRLHRAVRREGIALQRSVFLVRGSESDIEALLDRLEALMDVAKDDLRAYPVAAPSALWLQGQCVVQGHLLGDGEAAIESRPSAPGWRALTTPTPPVLPFTRSQS
- the cas1 gene encoding CRISPR-associated endonuclease Cas1, translated to MNAQLLLVIDHRDTQRTLDGGALRLVTPGAQPRPIPLGVLGLVVVHGRALVGCAVRRAPAERGIPAVMQPGRGRGACAWMGPALGSTGVWRAAQHRAAERVERRLMSARDLIAAKLPAQARVIERLPVASDPPETRIAVRRQQDPALARLGQASSTTAVMGLEGSAAAAWFRRLTLWLSSKWGFQGRTRRPPRDPVNALLSLGYTLLGGEMPAVIQQQGLDPARGLLHELVPGRESLVLDLIEPLRPSVDLVVLGMPDRLLTPEDFTNSPEDGCRLSKEARGRFYQAWAQARQDWPDLQATLEDERAGTVVSLTQLCRRQTEVLRQVLKPVMTGQCNQGDEFRLEF
- a CDS encoding IS1595 family transposase, whose amino-acid sequence is MPQNTIQFQKGLSLPEFLQNYGTEDQCKQALEQWRWPQGFVCPSCGHAGEPVRLRTRALLQCRHCHHQTSLIAGTIFEATKLPLTTWFSAMFLLTQQKNGISALELKRHLGVSYLTAWRVKHKLLQVMKERDDQTPLSGVIEVDDAYWGGEHHGGKRGRGSPNKVPFIAALSCDEDNHPIGLRLGKVAGFRKTEVERFAKRHFDPSALIRTDGLSCFSVIAAAGFEHQPIVTGGGHPSMEIPEFQWLNTVLGNVKNSLQGSYHHLSGKHLPRHLAEFCDRFNRRFDLAAMLPRLGKAAVRTPPMPHRLLKLAELC
- a CDS encoding excalibur calcium-binding domain-containing protein translates to MNVQIDPFCPAVKPALGGGAVAGSAPSEPAPVAKTESTSRTTAACGSKRTCKEMSSCTEAMHHLNNCGLSRLDGDGDGVPCEALCR
- a CDS encoding VWA domain-containing protein — encoded protein: MQLNLGQRVALPEVVSSTNLEVGIDLQGIAVDVSCFGVDAAGRLADERYMTFFNQPRTPCGGVQLGSPAGFGAGFRLTLDQLPASIDRLVFVAAIDGAGTMRQLTAGRVCLIEQGQIRATFALRGSDFADERALMLAEIYRKGGVWRMSATGQGFNGGLDALVLHFGGEVAEPAPATPPPEPARLSLDKRVEQQAPQLVSLVKTARLSLEKQGLQGLRARVGLVLDASGSMGRQYKNGRVQELLDRVLPLALHFDDDGSLDVWAFDTTPKPLDPATLDNIGDYIDTVRGGWKKWYGGANDEPRVMREVIDHYRRDPQAPPAYVLFVSDGGVHRNREITNLMREAAQYPIFWQFMGLGGRNYGILEKLDTMSGRVVDNCGFFAIDDLHDLTDAQLYDRLLQEFPDWLKAARGKGIIR
- a CDS encoding DUF4124 domain-containing protein, which translates into the protein MRRFVLIAPLTLLAAYRCQDAKGRVTFSDEPCGPAAEIVELEVHRPSAAQRREAQRRADDAVAITDEIMRQRTRQRALAREAEIRFHEERRLQAEREQAEREAERSRTAGARTLVSDRRPPPPMGPPSKTPPPAHGIKPPKRDRPDLKPPPKRPPKPRPLHPPRP
- the trfA gene encoding plasmid replication initiator TrfA, which translates into the protein MARRPQTLPESPSGPNTAPEQSPAHDPSTAPSKPTGRAKESMLGTLARLEALSAERAKKRQLEETAKILQLPLPIWPDQVRGVPNVALRSALFGAIKRGPRRYMDRELVTSLDGYEVRYTGPRLDQADLDVWEQCLHLARQGGVGCRIHFTAHSFLKNIHRSTGGKDVEWLKSAFSRLASAVIEAKHGKFAYFGPMIQHGGRDDETGEYCIEMNPAIVALYGPDGWSQIDWQQRQQLKRQPLAQWLHGFYSTHAQPFPLKVKTLHQLSGSENGALFDFRRQLRLALDKVSEATGWTWRIDENDLVLIFKTPTPSQAKHLARRSKKKD